A part of Thermoanaerobaculia bacterium genomic DNA contains:
- the mscL gene encoding large conductance mechanosensitive channel protein MscL — MHEKRKGIEMIKEFKEFLLKQNAIALAIGVIIGAGIGKVVAAIADDVLNPIIGLLLPAGDWRNAKIVLSRATDAGGKVTENAIAYGDLIGRMVDFIIIAFVVYMITKAFLPKPGQPTTKECPECREVIPKDARRCKACAQPQPA, encoded by the coding sequence GTGCACGAAAAGAGAAAGGGGATCGAGATGATCAAGGAATTCAAGGAGTTCCTCCTCAAGCAGAACGCGATCGCCCTGGCCATCGGCGTCATCATCGGCGCCGGAATCGGCAAGGTGGTCGCGGCCATCGCCGACGACGTCCTCAATCCGATCATCGGACTGCTGCTGCCGGCCGGCGACTGGCGAAACGCGAAGATCGTCCTTTCGCGGGCCACGGACGCCGGGGGGAAGGTCACCGAGAACGCGATCGCGTACGGCGACCTGATCGGCCGAATGGTCGACTTCATCATCATCGCTTTCGTCGTGTACATGATCACGAAGGCGTTCCTCCCGAAACCGGGTCAGCCGACGACGAAGGAATGCCCCGAGTGCCGGGAAGTGATTCCGAAGGACGCGCGGCGCTGCAAGGCGTGCGCCCAGCCGCAGCCCGCGTGA
- the glmS gene encoding glutamine--fructose-6-phosphate transaminase (isomerizing) — MCGIVGYVGGREAAPVLLDGLRRLEYRGYDSAGIAVLEQGKFFIARAEGKLGALVDKLNGNMPPGTTGIGHTRWATHGKPVERNAHPHLSGNRRIAVIHNGIIENFASRKALLKSEGQVFLSDTDTEVFAHEVERCYRGDLFAAVREARQTLVGAYAVVVSSVDEPGVLVAARSGPPIVLGVGEGENFVASDATAVLPWTRRVIFLEDGDVARVDAASIRITDADGNEAERPVRQLAWDAVSAEKSGYLHFMAKEIHEQPVAVAESMGGKVSLETGALEFDDPLLSPARASRIDRVLLLACGTSWHASLVGKFLIERMARIPVEVDYGSEFRYRAPVVSEATLAIGVSQSGETADTVAALQEARRQGASLGAIVNVPGSQIARMAEAVWPTHAGPEIGVASTKAFTTQLLVFFLIAARLREVRGIRAGLTAEETEALAQLPGLMEKTIRKEPQLETLARKLSHFRDFLYLGRGTHYPIALEGALKLKEISYIHAEGYPAGEMKHGPIALISEEMPVVVLAPRDGWREKTLSNLREVKSRDARAIVVTTHVDGEIEELADDVIEIPETIPELQPIISVIPLQLFAYHVAVILGCDVDQPRNLAKSVTVE, encoded by the coding sequence ATGTGCGGGATCGTCGGTTATGTCGGCGGGCGGGAAGCCGCGCCCGTCCTGCTCGACGGGCTTCGGCGGCTCGAGTACCGGGGCTACGATTCCGCCGGCATCGCGGTCCTCGAGCAGGGGAAGTTTTTCATCGCCCGCGCCGAAGGGAAGCTCGGCGCTCTCGTCGACAAGCTGAACGGGAACATGCCTCCCGGCACGACCGGGATCGGCCATACGCGGTGGGCCACCCACGGAAAGCCGGTCGAGCGCAACGCCCATCCGCACCTCTCCGGGAACCGCCGGATCGCGGTGATCCACAACGGGATCATCGAGAACTTCGCCTCGCGCAAGGCTCTCCTGAAATCCGAGGGACAGGTGTTCCTCTCCGACACGGACACGGAGGTCTTCGCCCACGAGGTGGAGCGCTGCTATCGGGGAGACCTGTTCGCCGCCGTTCGGGAGGCGAGACAGACCCTCGTCGGGGCCTACGCGGTCGTCGTTTCGTCGGTCGACGAGCCCGGCGTCCTGGTCGCGGCGCGATCCGGCCCTCCGATCGTCCTCGGGGTGGGAGAGGGGGAGAATTTCGTCGCCTCCGACGCGACGGCGGTCCTGCCCTGGACGCGGCGCGTGATCTTCCTCGAAGACGGCGACGTCGCCCGCGTCGACGCGGCGTCGATCCGGATCACGGACGCGGACGGAAACGAAGCGGAGCGGCCCGTCCGGCAGCTCGCCTGGGACGCGGTTTCCGCCGAGAAGTCCGGGTATCTCCACTTCATGGCGAAGGAGATCCACGAGCAGCCCGTCGCGGTCGCGGAGAGCATGGGAGGGAAGGTCTCGCTCGAGACGGGCGCGCTCGAGTTCGACGACCCGCTTCTCTCCCCCGCGCGCGCGTCGCGGATCGATCGCGTCCTGCTCCTCGCCTGCGGTACCTCGTGGCACGCGAGCCTCGTCGGAAAGTTCCTGATCGAGCGCATGGCGCGCATTCCGGTCGAGGTCGACTACGGGAGCGAGTTCCGGTACCGGGCGCCCGTCGTCTCCGAGGCGACGCTCGCGATCGGCGTCTCCCAGTCGGGCGAGACGGCGGACACGGTCGCGGCGCTCCAGGAAGCGCGGCGGCAGGGTGCCTCGCTCGGCGCGATCGTGAACGTTCCCGGCTCCCAGATCGCCCGGATGGCCGAGGCGGTGTGGCCGACGCACGCCGGACCCGAGATCGGCGTCGCGTCGACGAAGGCGTTCACGACGCAGCTGCTCGTGTTCTTCCTGATCGCCGCGCGCCTCCGCGAGGTCCGGGGAATCCGCGCCGGGCTGACCGCGGAGGAGACGGAGGCCCTCGCCCAGCTTCCCGGACTGATGGAAAAGACGATCCGCAAGGAGCCGCAGCTCGAAACGCTCGCGAGGAAGCTGTCGCATTTCCGCGATTTCCTCTATCTCGGCCGGGGTACCCACTACCCGATCGCGCTCGAAGGGGCGCTGAAGCTGAAGGAGATCTCCTACATTCATGCGGAGGGCTACCCGGCGGGCGAGATGAAGCACGGCCCGATCGCGCTGATCTCGGAGGAGATGCCGGTCGTCGTGCTCGCTCCGCGCGACGGGTGGCGCGAAAAGACGCTCTCGAACCTTCGCGAGGTGAAGTCCCGCGACGCGCGCGCGATCGTGGTCACGACGCACGTGGACGGAGAGATCGAGGAGCTCGCCGACGACGTCATCGAGATCCCCGAGACGATTCCGGAGCTCCAGCCGATCATTTCCGTCATTCCGCTCCAGCTCTTCGCGTATCACGTCGCCGTGATCCTCGGCTGCGACGTCGACCAGCCGCGGAACCTCGCAAAAAGCGTGACTGTGGAATAG
- a CDS encoding helix-hairpin-helix domain-containing protein — protein MRTTRLGTILFAAWAAILLAGPPPADARAKAKEPAKAASTAAVDINSASQKELEALPGIGAATAKKIVAGRPYASVADLSRAGVSAKTIEKLTPLVTVGGASATPKKSSAPASPSARGREAAPAVSGAIDLNTASAKELEALPGVGSATAKKIIAGRPYSSVEDLARAGLSEKTIQKVTPLVKVDAAARPMNTSAAPKFPAGKAAAPTTGGRVDVNTGSQKELEALPGVGPATAKKIIAGRPYASVQDLSRAGISAKTIEKISPLVTAGAAAPGASSGGAGAAAAPSPAPAAPRRAGAPATAAPAPVPSAQAQTPPSPGMVWVNTATKVYHREGDPWYGKTKEGKFMNEADAIKAGYRASKQGMPKK, from the coding sequence ATGCGAACGACGAGACTGGGAACGATCCTGTTCGCGGCCTGGGCCGCGATCCTGCTGGCCGGGCCGCCTCCCGCCGACGCCAGGGCGAAAGCGAAGGAGCCGGCGAAGGCGGCGTCGACTGCGGCGGTCGACATCAACTCGGCGTCCCAGAAGGAACTGGAGGCCCTCCCCGGCATCGGCGCCGCGACGGCGAAGAAGATCGTCGCGGGACGGCCGTACGCGTCGGTCGCGGACCTCTCGCGCGCGGGAGTTTCCGCGAAGACGATCGAAAAACTGACCCCGCTCGTCACGGTCGGCGGCGCATCGGCCACGCCGAAGAAATCGTCCGCCCCCGCGAGCCCTTCGGCCCGGGGAAGAGAGGCCGCTCCGGCGGTTTCGGGGGCGATCGATCTGAACACGGCGTCCGCGAAGGAGCTCGAGGCGCTGCCCGGCGTCGGCTCCGCGACGGCGAAGAAGATCATCGCCGGGAGGCCGTACTCCTCGGTGGAGGATCTCGCGCGGGCGGGACTCTCCGAGAAGACGATCCAGAAGGTCACGCCTCTCGTCAAGGTCGACGCCGCCGCGAGGCCGATGAATACATCCGCCGCCCCGAAATTCCCTGCCGGCAAGGCGGCTGCCCCGACGACCGGCGGCCGGGTGGACGTCAACACCGGTTCGCAGAAGGAGCTCGAGGCGCTTCCCGGCGTCGGCCCGGCGACCGCGAAGAAGATCATCGCCGGCCGGCCGTATGCGTCCGTTCAGGACCTGTCGCGCGCGGGGATCTCCGCGAAGACGATCGAAAAGATCTCTCCGCTCGTCACGGCCGGGGCCGCGGCACCGGGAGCGAGCTCCGGGGGAGCCGGGGCCGCGGCCGCCCCTTCGCCGGCTCCGGCCGCGCCGCGCCGCGCGGGCGCTCCGGCGACGGCGGCTCCCGCCCCCGTGCCTTCCGCGCAGGCGCAGACCCCTCCGTCCCCGGGAATGGTGTGGGTCAACACCGCGACGAAGGTCTACCACCGCGAGGGCGATCCCTGGTACGGGAAGACGAAGGAAGGGAAGTTCATGAACGAGGCGGACGCCATCAAGGCGGGATATCGGGCGTCCAAGCAGGGCATGCCGAAGAAATAG
- a CDS encoding UvrD-helicase domain-containing protein: MDADPLLQDLNPEQREAVLAGEGPMLVLAGAGSGKTRVVTRRLARLVREGADARRIVAVTFTNKAAEEMRERVAALVGRRLPSFVGTFHSWGLRFLRRTGGAEGRTASFSIADTADQVALVRESMEELGLSEQTFTPGAVHARISDAKSSARSAERFAAEEGDFAGTRIAGVFARYEKKLRAANAFDFDDLIAVPVRALRESDALRDRERSAIEHLLVDEYQDTNAAQDALIKLLGEKARSLCAVGDEDQSIYAWRGARVEHILRFEQDFPGARIVALTRNYRSTATILDAAAAVVSHNRRRRPKKLVSEAGPGQPVEVRAFRDDRVEAEAVVSEIRRAERPLSEFAVLFRVNAQSRSFEDELMRQNVPYVVIGGMKFYERAEVKDAVAYYRLALDPADDLAFRRVVNVPARGIGGVTVERLAASARERGISLFEASADVPGVTERARIALDRFRGVVEAGRARAGELSPSALLEFLLETSGYRALYAASSEREDVARRENLVELVSAAREYERREGEGATVRGFLDAVSLATDADAPRPSGAVTLMTLHSAKGLEFSDVYVAGLEEGFLPHVQSAGSEDEIEEERRLLYVGMTRARRRLTLTLARQRMLYGETRPRQESRFAAELPPSVTRIEDAAGVPTLFSRDEDDDRDFRWEKTERVRLPLRRPPPVTVARRRAPVPGALSGFSRGARVRHPTYGSGVVLQQEGSGDEARLTVFFDRAGKKKFVAKFANLTPA; this comes from the coding sequence ATGGACGCTGACCCTCTCCTCCAGGACCTCAACCCGGAGCAGCGCGAAGCGGTGCTCGCGGGGGAGGGCCCGATGCTCGTCCTCGCCGGCGCGGGCTCGGGGAAGACGCGCGTCGTGACGCGCCGTCTCGCCCGGCTCGTGCGCGAGGGCGCGGACGCGCGCCGGATCGTCGCCGTGACCTTCACGAACAAGGCCGCCGAAGAGATGCGCGAGCGGGTCGCGGCCCTCGTCGGCCGCCGGCTGCCGTCGTTCGTCGGAACGTTCCATTCCTGGGGCCTGCGGTTCCTGCGGCGGACCGGCGGCGCCGAGGGGCGGACCGCGAGCTTCTCCATCGCGGACACCGCGGACCAGGTCGCGCTCGTGCGGGAGTCGATGGAAGAGCTCGGCCTCTCCGAGCAGACGTTCACTCCCGGCGCGGTGCACGCGCGGATCTCGGACGCGAAATCGTCCGCCCGCTCCGCCGAGAGATTCGCGGCCGAAGAGGGCGATTTCGCGGGCACGCGCATCGCCGGGGTGTTCGCCCGGTACGAGAAGAAGCTCCGAGCCGCGAACGCGTTCGATTTCGACGATCTGATCGCCGTTCCGGTCCGGGCGCTGCGGGAATCGGACGCTCTCCGGGACCGGGAGCGCTCGGCGATCGAGCATCTTCTCGTCGACGAATACCAGGACACGAACGCCGCGCAGGACGCGCTGATCAAGCTCCTCGGCGAGAAGGCCCGCTCGCTCTGCGCCGTCGGAGACGAGGACCAGTCGATCTATGCGTGGCGGGGTGCGCGCGTCGAGCACATCCTGCGCTTCGAGCAGGATTTCCCCGGCGCGCGGATCGTCGCCCTCACCCGGAACTACCGCTCGACGGCGACGATCCTGGACGCGGCCGCCGCCGTCGTCTCGCACAACCGCCGGCGCCGCCCGAAGAAGCTCGTCTCGGAGGCGGGGCCGGGCCAGCCCGTCGAGGTGCGAGCCTTCCGCGACGATCGCGTGGAGGCGGAGGCGGTCGTCTCCGAGATCCGGCGCGCCGAAAGGCCGCTCTCCGAGTTCGCCGTCCTCTTCCGCGTCAACGCGCAGTCCCGCTCGTTCGAGGACGAGCTGATGAGGCAGAACGTGCCCTACGTCGTCATCGGCGGGATGAAGTTCTACGAGCGGGCGGAGGTCAAGGACGCGGTCGCCTACTACCGGCTCGCTCTCGACCCCGCGGACGACCTGGCGTTTCGCCGGGTCGTCAACGTGCCGGCGCGGGGAATCGGCGGCGTCACCGTCGAGCGGCTCGCCGCATCGGCGCGCGAGCGCGGCATCTCGCTCTTCGAGGCGTCCGCCGACGTGCCCGGCGTCACGGAGCGCGCGCGGATCGCCCTCGACCGGTTTCGCGGGGTCGTGGAAGCCGGTCGGGCGAGGGCGGGGGAGCTCTCTCCGTCGGCGCTCCTCGAGTTCCTCCTGGAGACCTCCGGGTACCGGGCGCTCTACGCGGCCTCTTCCGAACGGGAGGACGTCGCCCGGCGCGAGAACCTGGTCGAGCTGGTTTCGGCGGCCCGGGAGTACGAGCGCCGGGAAGGGGAGGGCGCGACGGTGCGCGGATTTCTCGACGCCGTGTCCCTCGCGACGGACGCGGACGCCCCGAGGCCCTCGGGCGCCGTCACCCTCATGACGCTGCACTCGGCCAAGGGCCTGGAGTTCTCGGACGTCTACGTCGCCGGCCTCGAGGAGGGCTTCCTGCCGCACGTGCAGAGCGCGGGCTCCGAGGACGAGATCGAGGAGGAGCGCCGGCTGCTCTACGTCGGGATGACCCGGGCACGCCGGCGCCTGACGCTCACGCTCGCCCGACAGAGGATGCTGTACGGCGAGACGCGGCCGCGGCAGGAATCCCGCTTCGCCGCGGAGCTTCCGCCGTCGGTCACCCGGATCGAGGACGCGGCAGGGGTGCCGACGCTCTTCTCGCGAGACGAGGACGACGATCGCGATTTCCGCTGGGAGAAGACCGAGCGCGTCCGTCTCCCGCTTCGCCGGCCGCCCCCGGTCACCGTCGCGCGACGCCGGGCGCCCGTCCCGGGCGCGCTTTCCGGCTTCTCGCGCGGGGCCCGGGTCCGGCACCCGACGTACGGGTCCGGCGTCGTCCTCCAGCAGGAAGGGTCGGGAGACGAGGCGAGGCTGACCGTCTTCTTCGACCGCGCCGGGAAGAAGAAGTTCGTCGCGAAGTTCGCCAACCTGACGCCGGCGTAG
- a CDS encoding DUF481 domain-containing protein: MKIRSGVLAIVVLLAAGAAFAEEPPAGPPPVWSGKAEASYVGTTGNTNVQTVGAGLEIDFKKDVWNGLAKGAFVQGKTDGVTTAKTIAGELRAARNFTPRFELFVQDDYFKNEFAGIEQRLSTLGGAAYSVVKTPAQELKLQAGAGYTRERRVVGEDKSFGTGQAGFLYKWKVSSTTDISEEFSYVDSFKDSSDWRIANTFSVSVAINKVFSLKASHNLAYLNEPVPGFGKTDTITSIALVAKF; the protein is encoded by the coding sequence ATGAAGATCCGATCGGGTGTGCTCGCCATCGTCGTTCTCCTGGCCGCCGGTGCCGCCTTCGCCGAGGAACCGCCTGCCGGCCCCCCGCCGGTCTGGTCGGGGAAGGCCGAAGCGTCGTACGTGGGGACGACCGGAAACACGAACGTCCAGACGGTCGGCGCGGGACTCGAGATCGATTTCAAGAAGGACGTCTGGAACGGGCTCGCCAAGGGAGCGTTCGTCCAGGGGAAGACGGATGGCGTGACGACGGCCAAGACGATTGCCGGCGAGTTGCGCGCCGCCCGCAACTTCACCCCGCGATTCGAGCTCTTCGTGCAGGACGACTATTTCAAGAACGAGTTCGCGGGCATCGAGCAGCGCCTCTCCACGCTGGGAGGCGCGGCGTACTCGGTCGTCAAGACCCCGGCGCAGGAGCTGAAATTGCAAGCCGGCGCCGGCTACACGAGAGAAAGGCGCGTCGTCGGCGAGGACAAGTCGTTCGGGACCGGACAGGCGGGCTTCCTCTACAAGTGGAAGGTTTCGTCGACGACGGACATCTCGGAAGAATTCTCGTACGTCGACAGCTTCAAGGATTCGAGCGACTGGCGGATCGCGAACACGTTCTCGGTGAGTGTGGCGATCAACAAGGTTTTCTCGTTGAAAGCCTCGCACAACCTCGCGTACCTGAACGAGCCGGTGCCCGGGTTCGGCAAGACCGACACGATCACCTCGATCGCTCTCGTGGCGAAGTTCTAG
- the acnA gene encoding aconitate hydratase AcnA, translating to MKNEQKYLDSFGTRRDLAAGGATCEIRSLAALEKAGLSGISRLPVSLRILLENLLRFEDGRIVKREDIAALAAWDPKAKPSRETQFTPARVLLQDFTGVPCVVDLAAMRDAVAAWGGDPARINPLRPADLVIDHSVQVDVFGKPTAFAENAKIEFERNAERYSFLKWGQTAFDRFRVVPPDTGIVHQVNLEFLARVTFVEPRASGNPLAYFDTLVGTDSHTTMINGLGVLGWGVGGIEAEAALLGQPISMLIPEVIGFRLTGSLSPGATATDLVLTVTQMLRQKGVVGKFVEFYGPGMAALALADRATIANMAPEYGATMGFFPADDETLRYLRFSGRDEALVALTEAYQKEQGVFGGGGEPEFSDRMELDLASVEPSIAGPKRPQDRVPLSDAKREFRRSLAQILEKSTAKVTKTAVERWVGEGGNVDPVPAELAQPEDLGHLRTCATIPLDGKSVELTHGSVVIAAITSCTNTSNPSVMIAAGLLAKKAVERGLRAPAQVKTSLAPGSKVVTEYLREAGLQDALDRVGFQLVGYGCTTCIGNSGPLPEAVGKAVKEHDLVAAAVLSGNRNFEGRINPLVRANYLMSPPLVVAYALAGRMDINLTRDPIGTGKDGAPVYLSDIWPSPREVAETMRAAVRPEQFRRTYAKVFEGEAEWNAIEVPAGSRYAWPESTYIKSPSFLHDLPKTPVPLSDIRAARVLAYLGDSVTTDHISPAGSIAADGPAGRYLVAHGVPPSQFNSYGSRRGNHEVMVRGTFANIRLRNKLAPGTEGGVTRYLPGGEAMSIFDAAEKYRAENVPLIILAGKEYGSGSSRDWAAKGTLLLGVRAVIAESFERIHRSNLIGMGVLPLQFAGGESAETLGLTGEEIFSIGGIADGFAPGRLMRVRAVSATGTAKEFTVLSRVDTPNEGDYYRHGGILPFVLRSMLSAQQHGHPSSRASSPPILCRVYPGVISSAVARFGTR from the coding sequence ATGAAGAACGAACAGAAATACCTCGATTCCTTCGGCACGCGCCGGGACCTCGCGGCGGGGGGCGCCACCTGCGAGATCCGCTCGCTCGCCGCTCTCGAGAAGGCGGGCCTCTCCGGCATTTCCCGGCTTCCCGTCTCGCTCCGGATCCTCCTCGAGAACCTGCTGCGGTTCGAGGACGGACGCATCGTGAAACGGGAGGACATCGCGGCGCTCGCCGCGTGGGACCCGAAAGCGAAGCCCTCGCGCGAGACGCAGTTCACGCCGGCCCGCGTGCTCCTGCAGGACTTCACCGGGGTGCCGTGCGTCGTCGACCTCGCCGCGATGCGGGACGCCGTCGCCGCCTGGGGAGGCGACCCCGCGCGGATCAATCCGCTCCGGCCGGCGGACCTCGTGATCGACCACTCCGTCCAGGTGGACGTCTTCGGAAAGCCGACCGCCTTCGCGGAGAACGCGAAGATCGAGTTCGAGCGCAACGCCGAGCGGTATTCGTTCCTGAAATGGGGACAGACCGCGTTCGACCGGTTCCGGGTCGTTCCTCCGGACACCGGGATCGTCCACCAGGTCAACCTCGAGTTCCTCGCGCGCGTGACGTTCGTCGAGCCGCGCGCCTCCGGCAATCCGCTCGCGTATTTCGACACGCTCGTCGGCACCGACTCGCACACGACGATGATCAACGGCCTCGGCGTTCTCGGCTGGGGCGTCGGAGGAATCGAGGCGGAGGCGGCGCTCCTCGGCCAGCCGATCTCGATGCTCATCCCGGAGGTCATCGGCTTCCGGCTGACGGGATCCCTCTCGCCCGGCGCGACCGCGACCGATCTCGTGCTGACGGTCACGCAGATGCTCCGCCAGAAGGGCGTCGTGGGGAAGTTCGTCGAGTTCTACGGGCCGGGAATGGCGGCGCTCGCGCTCGCCGACCGGGCGACGATCGCGAACATGGCCCCGGAATACGGCGCGACGATGGGGTTCTTCCCGGCCGACGACGAGACCCTCCGATATCTCCGCTTCAGCGGCCGCGACGAAGCGCTCGTCGCGCTGACGGAGGCGTACCAGAAGGAGCAGGGCGTCTTCGGCGGAGGCGGCGAGCCCGAGTTCTCGGACCGCATGGAGCTCGACCTCGCGTCCGTCGAGCCGTCGATCGCGGGCCCGAAGCGCCCGCAGGACCGGGTACCGCTGTCCGACGCGAAACGCGAATTCCGGCGCTCGCTCGCGCAGATCCTCGAGAAGAGCACGGCGAAAGTGACCAAGACGGCGGTCGAACGGTGGGTGGGCGAGGGAGGCAACGTCGATCCGGTGCCGGCCGAGCTCGCGCAGCCGGAAGACCTCGGCCACCTGCGGACGTGCGCGACGATCCCGCTCGACGGAAAATCGGTGGAGCTGACGCACGGGTCGGTCGTGATCGCCGCGATCACGTCGTGCACGAACACGTCGAACCCTTCCGTGATGATCGCCGCCGGACTCCTCGCGAAGAAGGCGGTCGAGCGGGGCCTTCGCGCTCCGGCCCAGGTCAAGACGAGCCTCGCCCCGGGCTCGAAGGTGGTCACGGAGTACCTCCGGGAGGCCGGGCTGCAGGACGCGCTCGACCGCGTCGGCTTCCAGCTCGTCGGATACGGCTGCACGACCTGCATCGGCAACAGCGGCCCGCTGCCGGAGGCGGTCGGAAAGGCCGTCAAGGAGCACGACCTCGTCGCCGCCGCTGTCCTCTCGGGAAACCGGAACTTCGAAGGGCGCATCAATCCCCTCGTCCGCGCGAACTACCTCATGTCGCCGCCCCTCGTCGTCGCCTACGCGCTCGCGGGCCGCATGGACATCAACCTGACGCGCGATCCGATCGGCACGGGAAAGGACGGCGCGCCGGTGTATCTCTCCGACATCTGGCCCTCCCCGCGGGAAGTCGCCGAGACGATGCGCGCCGCGGTCCGGCCGGAACAGTTCCGCCGGACGTACGCGAAAGTCTTCGAGGGCGAAGCGGAGTGGAACGCGATCGAGGTCCCGGCCGGGAGCCGCTACGCGTGGCCGGAATCGACGTACATCAAGTCGCCGTCGTTCCTGCACGATCTCCCGAAGACGCCGGTCCCCCTTTCGGACATCCGCGCCGCGCGGGTTCTCGCGTACCTGGGCGACTCGGTCACCACCGATCACATCTCCCCCGCGGGATCGATCGCCGCCGACGGCCCCGCGGGCCGCTACCTCGTCGCGCACGGCGTTCCGCCGTCGCAGTTCAACTCCTACGGCTCACGGCGCGGGAACCATGAGGTGATGGTGCGCGGCACGTTCGCGAACATCCGGCTCCGCAACAAGCTCGCCCCGGGGACCGAGGGCGGCGTCACCCGGTACCTCCCCGGCGGAGAGGCGATGTCGATCTTCGACGCGGCCGAGAAGTACCGCGCCGAGAACGTGCCGCTGATCATCCTCGCGGGAAAGGAGTACGGCTCGGGGTCGTCCCGCGACTGGGCGGCCAAGGGAACGCTCCTCCTCGGGGTCCGCGCCGTGATCGCGGAATCGTTCGAGCGGATCCACCGGAGCAACCTCATCGGGATGGGCGTTCTGCCGCTCCAGTTCGCCGGGGGGGAGAGCGCCGAAACCCTCGGCCTGACGGGCGAGGAGATCTTCTCGATCGGGGGGATCGCCGACGGATTCGCTCCCGGCAGGCTGATGCGCGTCCGAGCCGTCTCCGCCACCGGCACCGCGAAGGAATTCACGGTGCTGTCGCGCGTCGATACGCCCAACGAAGGGGACTACTACCGCCACGGAGGCATATTGCCGTTCGTCCTCCGCTCGATGCTCTCCGCCCAGCAGCACGGCCATCCATCGAGCCGCGCCTCGTCGCCGCCGATACTCTGCCGCGTGTATCCGGGCGTGATTTCCTCGGCCGTCGCCCGTTTCGGAACGCGATAA
- a CDS encoding MscL family protein, which translates to MNLWTEFKQFLLKQNALALAIGVIIGAAIGKVVSAIADDVINPIAGLLLPAGDWRSAKIVLSRAVDGTGKMTENAIAYGDLLGRAIDFFIIGIVVFLIAKAFIPRASSKITTKTCLECEEIIPAGARRCKACGQPQAA; encoded by the coding sequence ATGAACCTCTGGACCGAGTTCAAGCAGTTCCTGCTCAAGCAGAACGCCCTCGCGCTCGCGATCGGCGTCATCATCGGCGCCGCGATCGGCAAGGTCGTCTCGGCGATCGCCGACGACGTCATCAACCCGATCGCCGGACTCCTGCTTCCGGCGGGCGACTGGCGGAGCGCGAAGATCGTGCTTTCGCGCGCGGTGGACGGCACCGGAAAGATGACCGAGAACGCGATCGCTTACGGCGACCTGCTCGGACGGGCGATCGACTTCTTCATCATCGGGATCGTCGTCTTCCTGATCGCGAAGGCGTTCATCCCGAGGGCGTCCTCGAAGATCACGACGAAGACCTGCCTGGAATGCGAGGAAATCATCCCGGCCGGCGCCCGCCGCTGCAAGGCCTGCGGCCAGCCGCAGGCGGCGTGA